From Fusobacterium sp.:
AAAAGAGAGATTCTTTCATGCTTCCTAAAGTAGGTCTTGTATCTGTTCCTTTCCTGCTTTTTATTCTCTTGTTTTTTGCATCACCTGCAATTATTTTCATCTATATCAACTCCTAATAGATAAACATAGCATCCCCAAAGCTAAAGAAATGATACTCCTCTTTTACAGCTATGTCATATACTTTCAACATAAATTCTCTTGATGAAAGTGCAGAAACAAGCATGAGAAGTGTTGATTTAGGAAGATGGAAATTAGTAATAAGAGCATCTATTACTTTAAATTTATATCCAGGATAAATAAATATTTCTGTACTTTCCTTTTGAGCTCTCACTATTCCATTTTCATCTACAGCAGATTCTAAAGCTCTTGTACTTGTAGTTCCTACTGAAATTATTCTTTTTCCATTCCTTTTTCCCTCATTAATTATATCAGCTGCTTCTTGATGTATTTCAAATATTTCTTCATGCATTTTATGCTCCAATACATTTTCAGTCTGTACAGGTCTGAATGTTCCTAAACCTACTTCCAAAAATATATCTACTATCTTTATCCCTTTTTTTTCTATTTTTTCTAAAAGTTCTTTTGTAAAATGAAGTCCAGCTGTAGGTGCTGCAACAGATTCTCCCTTGATAGCATAAACAGTTTGATATCTATCTTTTTCTTTCAATTCTTCTACTATATATGGAGGAAGGGGCATTTTCCCTAATCTATCTAAAACTTCTTCAAAAACTCCTTCATATATAAATTTTATAATCCTATTTCCATCACCCTTTATCTCTAACAGTTCACCTATAAGTTCATTTCCATGACCAATATAAAGTTTCTGCCCTACTTTTAACTTTTTAGCTGGCTTCAAAAGACATTCCCAAGTATCAAGGTCTATTCTTTTAATAAGAAGTATCTCCAGCACTCCTCTCGTTTCTTTGTGTCCAAAAAGTCTCGCTGGAATAACTTTTGTAGAATTTCTTACTAATATATCCCCTTCATTTAGATAATCTATTATATCATAAAATCTTTTATGTTCTATACTCTCATTTTTTCTATTTACCAGCATAAGTCTTGCATGATCTCTAGGTTCTCTAGGCTGCTGACCAATCAATTCTTCTGGCAGATTATAATCATAATCACTTAACAATGTAGACATTATTTGTCACCACTCTTCTTTCCTATAACTACTCTGTCTATACCACCATAATCTTTTACTACAGCAAAAATATCAAAACCATTTTCTGCCATTAATTCTTTAACTGCCTCAGCTTGATTATATCCAACTTCAAATGCTAAAAATCCTCCTCTATTTAAATAGTCAGAAGCCTCTTTAGATATTTTCGAATAAAAATAATAACCATTTCCATTATCTGTAAGAGCTGATGAAGGTTCATAATTCAGCACTTCTGGCATCAATTCATTATATTCTTCCAAGGATATATAAGGAGGATTTGAAATTATAAAATCAAATTTCATATCCTTAAATGATGAAAATACATCTGATTTCATAAATTTCACATTCTCTGCTTTATTTAATTCTCTGTTTAGTTCAGCTACTTTTAAAGCTCCTTCACTTATATCAGCTCCAATTATGGTGCTGTTAGGACATTCTTTTCCCAAAGTCACTGCTATCGCTCCACTTCCAGTTCCTATATCCAAAACTTTAGGTTCATCAAGTTCATTCAAAATAAGCTTGCACTGTTCTACTAATATTTCTGTATCATTCCTTGGTATAAGTACTCTTTCGTCTACTTTAAAAGGATATCCATAAAATTCCCATTCTCCAAGCAAATATTGAAGAGGTTTTCTATTTTTACCTCTAGATTTTAGATATTCTCTTATTTTTTCTTTATCTTCTTCCTCTATCTTTTTATTAAAATTTAGAGTTAATGTCAGCCTATTTACCCCTAGTATATGAGCAAATATATATTCAGCATCTAGTTTTGGGCTGGTTACTCCATATTTTTTCAAATACTCTGCTGATTTATTAAGAAGTTCTAAATTCTCATTTCTATAACTTACAATTTCAACTTTGATATCTTCACTTTTTAAAAGCTCATCAAACCCAATTCTTTTTCTAGCCATTTCTTTAAGATATGTTTTTACTTTCTCTTTCTGCTCAGAAGAAAGTTTCATATCAAAATAAGCATACAATGATATTCTATCCAGCTTTAAAACATTAGATATAACTTTTTCACTTTCAAGACGTGGTTTTGAAAAAGAGTATTTTTGTAAATACTCTTTTGAAAAATTCAATATCTCAAGTAATTTCATAATTACTCTTCTGAAACACTTGAAAGCATTTCTGCTTGACTGAAT
This genomic window contains:
- the queA gene encoding tRNA preQ1(34) S-adenosylmethionine ribosyltransferase-isomerase QueA, translated to MSTLLSDYDYNLPEELIGQQPREPRDHARLMLVNRKNESIEHKRFYDIIDYLNEGDILVRNSTKVIPARLFGHKETRGVLEILLIKRIDLDTWECLLKPAKKLKVGQKLYIGHGNELIGELLEIKGDGNRIIKFIYEGVFEEVLDRLGKMPLPPYIVEELKEKDRYQTVYAIKGESVAAPTAGLHFTKELLEKIEKKGIKIVDIFLEVGLGTFRPVQTENVLEHKMHEEIFEIHQEAADIINEGKRNGKRIISVGTTSTRALESAVDENGIVRAQKESTEIFIYPGYKFKVIDALITNFHLPKSTLLMLVSALSSREFMLKVYDIAVKEEYHFFSFGDAMFIY
- the prmC gene encoding peptide chain release factor N(5)-glutamine methyltransferase; translation: MKLLEILNFSKEYLQKYSFSKPRLESEKVISNVLKLDRISLYAYFDMKLSSEQKEKVKTYLKEMARKRIGFDELLKSEDIKVEIVSYRNENLELLNKSAEYLKKYGVTSPKLDAEYIFAHILGVNRLTLTLNFNKKIEEEDKEKIREYLKSRGKNRKPLQYLLGEWEFYGYPFKVDERVLIPRNDTEILVEQCKLILNELDEPKVLDIGTGSGAIAVTLGKECPNSTIIGADISEGALKVAELNRELNKAENVKFMKSDVFSSFKDMKFDFIISNPPYISLEEYNELMPEVLNYEPSSALTDNGNGYYFYSKISKEASDYLNRGGFLAFEVGYNQAEAVKELMAENGFDIFAVVKDYGGIDRVVIGKKSGDK